Proteins encoded by one window of Thunnus thynnus chromosome 3, fThuThy2.1, whole genome shotgun sequence:
- the notum1b gene encoding inactive palmitoleoyl-protein carboxylesterase notum1b isoform X2 yields the protein MRRLMSSTKWPQTRTGTGILSPQPEENPHWWNANMVFIPYCSSDVWSGATPKKDNCDYAFMGSLIIKEVVNELLTKGLDNAKVLLLAGSSAGGTGVLLNVDHVAEQLESQGHRGVQVRGLADSGWFLDNKQYKFTDCLDTISCAPTEAIKRGIRYWGGLVPESCRQAHVGEEWNCFFGYKVYPTLKSPVFVVQWLFDEAQLTVDNIHLTGQPVHEGQWRYIQSLGQELRSTLRDVPAMFAPACLSHELITRTYWMEIQVKGTSLPRALHCWDRSLQDINNNTTINGSHGNHNHQKHKTPPMRGCPLHLIDSCPWPHCNPTCPTIRDQLTGQEMSVIQFLKHMGFDVQKMAQQQGMDPRKLLGMLSNGN from the exons ATGAGGAGACTGATGAGCTCCACCAAGTGGCCACAGACCAGAACAG GAACAGGGATTCTGTCTCCTCAGCCAGAGGAAAACCCTCACTGGTGGAATGCCAACATGGT GTTCATCCCGTACTGCTCCAGTGACGTGTGGAGCGGAGCCACGCCAAAAAAAGACAACT GTGACTATGCATTCATGGGGTCTCTGATCATTAAGGAGGTGGTGAACGAATTGCTGACAAAAGGTCTGGACAACGCCAAGGTCCTTCTTCTGGCAGGAAGCAG TGCTGGCGGTACTGGCGTCCTGCTGAATGTGGACCACGTTGCAGAGCAGCTGGAGTCACAGGGCCACAGAGGAGTGCAGGTCAGGGGTTTGGCCGACTCCGGATGGTTCCTGGACAACAAGCAGTACAAATTCACCGACTGCCTCGATACCATCAGCTGTGCCCCCACTGAGGCCATAAAGAGAGGCATCAG GTACTGGGGTGGACTGGTGCCAGAAAGCTGCAGACAGGCTCACGTGGGAGAAGAGTGGAACTGTTTCTTTGGGTATAAAGTCTACCCCACGTTAAAAA GCCCGGTGTTCGTGGTGCAGTGGCTGTTCGACGAGGCCCAGCTGACGGTGGACAACATCCACCTGACCGGACAGCCGGTGCATGAGGGCCAGTGGAGGTACATACAAAGCCTGGGACAGGAGCTGAGGAGCACGCTCCGTGACGTACC GGCGATGTTTGCTCCGGCCTGCTTGTCTCATGAGCTCATTACCAGAAC CTACTGGATGGAGATTCAGGTGAAAGGCACCTCCCTGCCCAGAGCCCTCCACTGCTGGGACCGCAGCCTCCAagacatcaacaacaacaccacCATCAACGGTAGCCACGGCAACCACAACCACCAAAAGCACAAGACCCCACCCATGAGGGGCTGCCCTCTGCATCTGATCGACAGCTGCCCGTGGCCGCACTGTAACCCCACCTGCCCGACCATCCGTGACCAGCTGACGGGTCAGGAGATGAGCGTGATCCAGTTCCTGAAGCACATGGGCTTCGACGTGCAGAAGATGGCCCAGCAGCAGGGGATGGACCCCAGGAAGCTACTGGGCATGCTCAGTAACGGGAACTGA
- the notum1b gene encoding inactive palmitoleoyl-protein carboxylesterase notum1b isoform X1, with product MQSRGVVRSSAGLCALRSCVLLLFIHMSAPVEARKVRGGRAQTRRVQQQQQQTPAYRERVEGAAESFPLDFTAVQGNMDNFMVQIKNLAQSLYPCSAQKLDQDMKLHFLKNVSVTCNDGSPAGYYIKESKGSKRWLLFLEGGWYCFNRQTCDSRYETMRRLMSSTKWPQTRTGTGILSPQPEENPHWWNANMVFIPYCSSDVWSGATPKKDNCDYAFMGSLIIKEVVNELLTKGLDNAKVLLLAGSSAGGTGVLLNVDHVAEQLESQGHRGVQVRGLADSGWFLDNKQYKFTDCLDTISCAPTEAIKRGIRYWGGLVPESCRQAHVGEEWNCFFGYKVYPTLKSPVFVVQWLFDEAQLTVDNIHLTGQPVHEGQWRYIQSLGQELRSTLRDVPAMFAPACLSHELITRTYWMEIQVKGTSLPRALHCWDRSLQDINNNTTINGSHGNHNHQKHKTPPMRGCPLHLIDSCPWPHCNPTCPTIRDQLTGQEMSVIQFLKHMGFDVQKMAQQQGMDPRKLLGMLSNGN from the exons ATGCAGAGCCGCGGTGTGGTGAGAAGCTCGGCCGGTCTGTGCGCGCTGCGCTCCTgcgtgctgctgctgttcatccATATGAGCGCACCGGTGGAGGCGAGGAAAGTGCGCGGCGGTCGGGCGCAAACCCGGCGGgtgcagcaacagcaacagcagactCCGGCGTACAGAGAGCGGGTagaaggagcagcagagagcttCCCGTTAGACTTTACAGCCGTGCAGGGAAACATGGACAACTTCATGGTGCAGATAAAGAACCTGGCGCAGTCACTGTATCCGTGCTCTGCGCAGAAGCTGGACCAAGACATGAAGTTGCACTTTTTGAAGAATGTATCTGTGACTTGCAATGACGGGTCACCTGCAGG GTACTACATCAAGGAGTCTAAAGGCAGCAAGAGGTGGCTGCTGTTCTTAGAAG gtGGATGGTACTGTTTCAACAGGCAGACCTGTGACAGCAGGTACGAGACCATGAGGAGACTGATGAGCTCCACCAAGTGGCCACAGACCAGAACAG GAACAGGGATTCTGTCTCCTCAGCCAGAGGAAAACCCTCACTGGTGGAATGCCAACATGGT GTTCATCCCGTACTGCTCCAGTGACGTGTGGAGCGGAGCCACGCCAAAAAAAGACAACT GTGACTATGCATTCATGGGGTCTCTGATCATTAAGGAGGTGGTGAACGAATTGCTGACAAAAGGTCTGGACAACGCCAAGGTCCTTCTTCTGGCAGGAAGCAG TGCTGGCGGTACTGGCGTCCTGCTGAATGTGGACCACGTTGCAGAGCAGCTGGAGTCACAGGGCCACAGAGGAGTGCAGGTCAGGGGTTTGGCCGACTCCGGATGGTTCCTGGACAACAAGCAGTACAAATTCACCGACTGCCTCGATACCATCAGCTGTGCCCCCACTGAGGCCATAAAGAGAGGCATCAG GTACTGGGGTGGACTGGTGCCAGAAAGCTGCAGACAGGCTCACGTGGGAGAAGAGTGGAACTGTTTCTTTGGGTATAAAGTCTACCCCACGTTAAAAA GCCCGGTGTTCGTGGTGCAGTGGCTGTTCGACGAGGCCCAGCTGACGGTGGACAACATCCACCTGACCGGACAGCCGGTGCATGAGGGCCAGTGGAGGTACATACAAAGCCTGGGACAGGAGCTGAGGAGCACGCTCCGTGACGTACC GGCGATGTTTGCTCCGGCCTGCTTGTCTCATGAGCTCATTACCAGAAC CTACTGGATGGAGATTCAGGTGAAAGGCACCTCCCTGCCCAGAGCCCTCCACTGCTGGGACCGCAGCCTCCAagacatcaacaacaacaccacCATCAACGGTAGCCACGGCAACCACAACCACCAAAAGCACAAGACCCCACCCATGAGGGGCTGCCCTCTGCATCTGATCGACAGCTGCCCGTGGCCGCACTGTAACCCCACCTGCCCGACCATCCGTGACCAGCTGACGGGTCAGGAGATGAGCGTGATCCAGTTCCTGAAGCACATGGGCTTCGACGTGCAGAAGATGGCCCAGCAGCAGGGGATGGACCCCAGGAAGCTACTGGGCATGCTCAGTAACGGGAACTGA